Sequence from the Prosthecobacter debontii genome:
CCCTTGAAAGTTAATATTAGCACCAGCGGCTATTAGCATTTGAACGGATTCAACATTTCCCTGCGTTGCGGCAATATTCAAGGGAGTATTGCCAAAGATGCCCACGCTATTGACGTTTATGGGTTTATTTGCGTAACAAAACTCCGGTAGATCATCCATGTCAGAAAGAACTTGAGTCACATTCATTTTAATTGGGGCAGTTAATTTTGATG
This genomic interval carries:
- a CDS encoding ankyrin repeat domain-containing protein, whose protein sequence is MNVTQVLSDMDDLPEFCYANKPINVNSVGIFGNTPLNIAATQGNVESVQMLIAAGANINFQGEGGSTPLHDAIEQNNQAVIDVLIKYGANKNIKNNDGLTAESLASLLNLKL